In Bradyrhizobium guangxiense, the following are encoded in one genomic region:
- a CDS encoding carboxymuconolactone decarboxylase family protein, which translates to MATVKLLSDDELSPEARAVFDDIRKVRKSDFVNNFWRALAHDPKTLRRTWESIKEVMAPGALDPKVKEMLYVAVSIAHGCSYCIHSHTAAARAKGMTEAEYGELLAIVGMAAETNRLVTALGVPVDAAFLVDAAD; encoded by the coding sequence ATGGCAACCGTGAAGCTGCTTTCGGACGATGAACTCTCTCCTGAAGCGCGCGCTGTCTTCGACGACATCCGCAAGGTGCGGAAATCGGACTTCGTCAACAATTTCTGGCGGGCGCTGGCGCATGATCCGAAGACGCTGCGGCGGACCTGGGAGAGCATCAAAGAGGTGATGGCTCCGGGCGCGCTCGATCCCAAGGTCAAGGAAATGCTCTATGTCGCAGTGTCGATCGCGCATGGCTGCAGCTACTGCATCCACTCCCACACCGCCGCGGCGCGGGCCAAAGGCATGACCGAGGCCGAATATGGCGAGCTGCTCGCCATCGTCGGCATGGCCGCAGAGACCAACCGGCTGGTCACGGCCCTCGGCGTGCCGGTCGACGCGGCGTTTCTGGTCGATGCGGCGGATTGA
- a CDS encoding circularly permuted type 2 ATP-grasp protein: MAVAFDEMNIPGGDLRPAYQELARWLKETPPEALEYRRQEAELLFRRIGITFAVYGDSESTERLIPFDVIPRIMSGKEWALLEKGLKQRVRALNMFLRDIYHGRDILRAEVVPDDLIFQNPVFRPEMNGQQVPHDVYVHIAGIDIVRVDAEDFIVLEDNARTPSGVSYMLENREIMMRLFPDLFARHRVAPVERYPDELLSALRSVAPHSASGEPTVALLTPGVYNSAYYEHSFLADKLGIELVEGRDLVVKNNEVFMRTTEGLKRVDVIYRRVDDDFLDPLTFRPDSVLGVPGLMSAYAAGNITLANAVGTGIADDKAIYSYMPDIVKFYLGEEPILKNVPTWRCREPKDLAYVLDNLSELVVKEVHGSGGYGMLIGPAATKATIEAFREKLKREPEGFIAQPTLALSTCPTCTASGLAPRHVDLRPFVLTGSKSTTIVPGGLTRVALKEGSLVVNSSQGGGTKDTWILDE, translated from the coding sequence ATGGCAGTCGCGTTTGACGAAATGAACATTCCCGGCGGGGACCTTCGCCCCGCCTATCAGGAGCTGGCGCGCTGGCTCAAGGAGACGCCTCCCGAGGCGCTCGAATATCGCCGCCAGGAGGCCGAGCTCCTGTTCCGCCGGATCGGCATCACCTTCGCGGTCTACGGCGATTCGGAGTCCACCGAGCGCCTGATCCCCTTCGACGTCATCCCCCGGATCATGTCCGGCAAGGAATGGGCGCTGCTGGAAAAGGGCCTGAAGCAGCGCGTGCGCGCGCTCAACATGTTCCTGCGCGACATCTATCACGGCCGCGACATCCTCCGCGCCGAGGTCGTGCCTGACGATTTGATCTTCCAGAATCCGGTGTTCCGGCCCGAGATGAACGGCCAGCAGGTGCCGCACGACGTCTACGTGCACATCGCCGGCATCGACATCGTCCGGGTCGACGCCGAGGACTTCATCGTGCTGGAGGACAACGCCCGCACGCCGTCCGGCGTGTCCTACATGCTGGAAAACCGCGAGATCATGATGCGGCTGTTTCCGGATCTGTTCGCCCGCCACAGGGTGGCGCCGGTCGAGCGCTATCCGGACGAGCTGCTCTCCGCGCTCCGCTCGGTCGCGCCGCACAGCGCCTCGGGCGAGCCGACGGTGGCTCTGCTCACCCCCGGCGTCTACAATTCGGCCTATTACGAGCACTCCTTCCTCGCCGACAAGCTCGGCATCGAGCTGGTCGAGGGCCGCGACCTCGTGGTCAAGAACAACGAAGTGTTCATGCGGACGACGGAAGGGCTGAAGCGGGTCGATGTGATCTATCGCCGGGTCGACGACGACTTCCTCGATCCCCTCACCTTCCGTCCCGATTCCGTGCTCGGCGTGCCCGGGCTGATGTCGGCCTATGCGGCCGGCAACATCACGCTCGCCAACGCCGTCGGCACCGGCATCGCCGACGACAAGGCGATCTACTCCTACATGCCCGACATCGTGAAATTCTATCTCGGCGAAGAGCCGATCCTGAAGAACGTGCCGACCTGGCGCTGCCGCGAGCCGAAGGATCTCGCCTATGTGCTGGACAATCTGAGCGAGCTCGTGGTCAAGGAAGTCCATGGCTCCGGCGGCTACGGCATGCTGATCGGTCCCGCCGCGACGAAAGCCACGATCGAAGCCTTCCGCGAGAAGCTCAAGCGCGAGCCGGAAGGTTTCATCGCCCAGCCGACGCTGGCGCTCTCGACCTGCCCGACCTGCACCGCCTCGGGCCTTGCGCCCCGCCATGTCGACCTGCGGCCCTTCGTGCTCACCGGCAGCAAGAGCACGACCATCGTGCCCGGCGGGCTGACGCGCGTCGCGCTGAAGGAAGGCTCCCTGGTGGTGAATTCGAGCCAGGGCGGGGGCACCAAAGACACCTGGATCCTGGACGAGTAG
- a CDS encoding glutathione S-transferase N-terminal domain-containing protein, with product MIDLYYAPTPNGWKISIMLEELGLPYKVIPVNIRAGEQFSPEFLAISPNNRIPAIVDHDPADGGKPFSAFETGAILIYLAEKPGRFLPADLRGRSTTIQWVMWQMAGLGPMLGQHGHFALYTAEKIPYAIERYRDEAARLYGVLDRQLEKTGSHVAGDYSIADIACFPWTMTHKAQGFTLDDYPNVKRWYAEVRARPQVQAGLAIGKFVKEPFDEESRKIMFGQRAKEVLGKR from the coding sequence ATGATCGACCTCTATTACGCGCCGACGCCGAACGGCTGGAAAATCTCGATCATGCTGGAGGAGCTCGGCCTTCCCTATAAGGTGATCCCTGTCAACATCCGCGCCGGCGAGCAGTTCAGCCCCGAATTTCTGGCCATCTCCCCGAACAACCGGATCCCCGCGATCGTCGATCACGATCCCGCCGACGGGGGCAAACCATTCTCTGCCTTCGAGACCGGCGCAATCCTGATCTATCTCGCTGAAAAGCCCGGCCGCTTTCTGCCCGCCGATCTGCGCGGCCGCTCCACCACCATCCAGTGGGTGATGTGGCAGATGGCCGGCCTCGGACCGATGCTCGGCCAGCACGGTCATTTCGCGCTCTATACGGCGGAGAAGATCCCGTATGCGATCGAGCGCTATCGCGACGAGGCGGCACGGCTCTATGGCGTGCTCGACCGGCAGTTGGAGAAGACCGGTTCCCATGTCGCCGGCGACTATTCCATCGCCGATATCGCCTGCTTTCCCTGGACCATGACCCACAAGGCGCAGGGCTTTACGCTGGACGACTATCCGAACGTCAAGCGCTGGTATGCCGAGGTCCGCGCCAGGCCGCAGGTGCAGGCGGGGCTTGCGATCGGCAAATTCGTGAAAGAGCCGTTCGACGAGGAATCACGCAAGATCATGTTCGGGCAAAGGGCTAAGGAAGTGCTGGGAAAGAGGTAA
- a CDS encoding SDR family oxidoreductase: MSEAKKIALVTGAGTGVGRAASLALMNTGFTVVLAGRRLDMLEETAKLGPAGKSLCVTADMTKPDQIAALFDKVKTTYGRLDVLFNNAGMGAPAVNFEDLSLEQWQAVVNTNLTGPFLCTQHAFRIMKDQTPRGGRIINNGSISAHAPRPFSAAYTSTKHAITGLTKASNLDGRMYDIAVGQVDIGNAATPMTDRMVNGPGVLQPDGTTKHEPRMDAKAVGDAVAYMAGLPLDANVLTMTVMATKMPFVGRG, from the coding sequence ATGAGTGAAGCAAAGAAGATCGCCCTGGTGACGGGCGCCGGCACCGGCGTCGGGCGCGCGGCGTCGCTGGCGCTGATGAACACCGGCTTCACCGTGGTGCTCGCAGGGCGCCGCCTCGACATGCTCGAGGAGACCGCAAAGCTCGGCCCCGCCGGAAAGAGCCTCTGCGTCACCGCCGACATGACCAAGCCGGACCAGATCGCCGCGTTGTTCGACAAGGTGAAGACCACCTATGGCCGCCTCGACGTGCTCTTCAACAACGCCGGCATGGGCGCTCCGGCCGTGAACTTCGAGGACCTCAGCCTCGAGCAGTGGCAGGCGGTGGTGAACACCAACCTCACCGGCCCGTTCCTGTGCACCCAGCACGCCTTCCGCATCATGAAGGACCAGACCCCGCGCGGCGGCCGCATCATCAACAACGGCTCGATCTCGGCGCATGCGCCGCGACCGTTCTCGGCGGCCTACACCTCGACCAAGCACGCCATCACGGGCCTCACCAAGGCGAGTAACCTCGACGGCCGCATGTATGACATCGCGGTCGGCCAGGTCGACATCGGCAATGCCGCCACCCCGATGACCGATCGCATGGTCAACGGCCCCGGCGTACTGCAGCCCGACGGCACCACCAAGCACGAGCCGCGCATGGACGCCAAGGCGGTCGGCGATGCCGTGGCCTACATGGCCGGCCTGCCGCTCGACGCCAACGTGCTGACCATGACGGTGATGGCGACGAAGATGCCGTTCGTTGGACGGGGCTGA
- the gpt gene encoding xanthine phosphoribosyltransferase yields the protein MAGEAPELSAQERAGRAFPVSWDQFHRDCRALTWRLNEVGPFHAVIAITRGGLVPAAIVARELGVRVIDTVCIASYDHDKQGELQVLKGISEAAMKLGGGTGKGLLIVDDLVDTGKTGRMVREMLPDAHFATVYAKPMGRPLVDTFITEVSQDTWIFFPWDTALSYPPPLRDGAS from the coding sequence ATGGCTGGTGAAGCACCGGAACTGAGTGCGCAGGAGCGGGCGGGCAGGGCCTTCCCGGTTTCATGGGACCAGTTCCACCGGGACTGCCGGGCGCTGACCTGGCGGCTCAACGAGGTCGGTCCGTTCCACGCGGTGATCGCGATCACGCGCGGCGGCCTCGTGCCGGCCGCGATCGTGGCGCGCGAGCTCGGCGTGCGCGTGATCGATACGGTGTGTATCGCGAGCTACGATCACGACAAGCAGGGCGAGCTCCAGGTCCTCAAGGGGATCTCTGAAGCGGCCATGAAGCTTGGCGGCGGCACCGGCAAGGGGTTGTTGATCGTCGACGACCTCGTCGACACCGGCAAGACCGGCAGGATGGTGCGCGAGATGCTGCCCGATGCGCATTTCGCCACGGTCTACGCCAAGCCGATGGGACGCCCGCTGGTCGACACCTTCATCACGGAAGTCTCGCAGGACACCTGGATCTTCTTCCCCTGGGACACTGCGCTGTCCTATCCCCCGCCGCTGCGCGACGGCGCGTCGTGA
- a CDS encoding alpha-E domain-containing protein — protein MLSRTAENLYWLARYVERAEYLARTIDATLRVTALPAAYVGKTNEWDSALLTAGVAASFYQTYEEANEHNVVDYLSFSVNNPSSIRNCIEAARLNSRSVRTALTSEMWDTINSAWIELQEVWSKGTSTREDLAKFLRFVQETSLRFDGSAYRTMLRNDAYWFSRLRLHLERADNTARILDVKYHVLLPEEEHVGGPLDFYQWSSILRSVSALTAYHWVYRETLKPWLVADLLILNGTLPRSLASCYDNLVRNLDQIGVAYGRQGPAQRHARGIRNRLEHSNMNDIFQHGVHEFIQEFIADNSRLGEIITKQYLI, from the coding sequence ATGCTGTCGCGTACCGCCGAAAACCTCTACTGGCTCGCCCGCTACGTCGAACGGGCCGAATATCTCGCGCGCACCATCGATGCGACGCTGCGCGTCACCGCGCTTCCCGCAGCCTATGTCGGCAAAACCAATGAATGGGACTCGGCGCTGCTCACCGCCGGCGTCGCCGCCAGCTTCTATCAGACCTATGAGGAAGCCAACGAGCACAACGTCGTCGACTACCTCTCCTTCTCCGTGAACAATCCGTCCTCGATCAGGAACTGCATCGAGGCGGCGCGGCTGAACTCGCGCTCGGTGCGCACCGCGCTGACCAGCGAGATGTGGGACACCATCAACTCGGCCTGGATCGAGCTGCAGGAGGTCTGGAGCAAGGGCACCTCGACGCGCGAGGACCTCGCAAAATTCCTGCGCTTCGTGCAGGAGACCTCGCTCCGCTTCGACGGCTCGGCCTACCGGACCATGTTGCGCAACGACGCCTACTGGTTCTCACGGCTCCGCCTGCACCTTGAGCGCGCAGACAACACCGCGCGCATTCTCGATGTGAAGTACCATGTGCTGCTCCCCGAGGAGGAGCATGTCGGCGGCCCCCTCGACTTCTATCAGTGGAGCTCGATCCTGCGCTCGGTGTCGGCGCTGACGGCCTATCACTGGGTCTATCGCGAGACACTGAAACCGTGGCTGGTTGCGGATCTGCTCATCCTCAACGGCACGCTGCCGCGCTCGCTGGCGAGCTGCTATGACAATCTCGTGCGCAATCTGGACCAGATCGGCGTCGCCTATGGCCGCCAGGGCCCGGCCCAGCGCCACGCCCGCGGCATCCGCAACCGGCTGGAACACAGCAACATGAACGACATTTTCCAGCATGGCGTGCATGAATTCATTCAGGAATTCATCGCGGACAATTCCAGGCTGGGCGAAATCATCACGAAGCAGTATTTGATCTAG
- a CDS encoding MFS transporter encodes MPEQPRSATPPVSAGALLAHRAFLFFLLSRSLSRFSSQIAAVAIGWQIYDLTGSAFDLGMVGLVQFLPTALLVFVAGHAADRFERKRVVQLCQLVEAATALYLAIITYLGAVGEVQIFIATFMLGIAGAFESPTTAALLPLIAPQGSLQRATAVSSGAAQVATITGPALGGFAYAVAPHLAYAVMVLFWILGMILTGFIRPRPQAIAKDGTDSDNVFAGVRFIRSNPAILGTISLDLFAVLFGGVTALLPIYARDILQTGPVGLGVLRAAPAVGALLMTMVLARHAISRHVGLRMFQAVIVFGLATIVFALSSWMWLSVLSLAVLGAADTISVVIRFSLVQLSTPDEMRGRVGAVNFLFINASNQLGQFESGVAAALLGAMPAAVLGGVATVAVALLWMKLFPSLRKVESLE; translated from the coding sequence ATGCCAGAGCAGCCTAGATCCGCAACCCCGCCGGTCAGCGCCGGCGCGCTTCTTGCCCACCGCGCCTTTCTGTTCTTCCTGCTCTCGCGCAGCCTGTCGCGCTTTTCCAGCCAGATCGCGGCGGTCGCGATCGGCTGGCAGATCTACGATCTGACCGGGTCGGCCTTCGATCTCGGCATGGTCGGCCTGGTGCAGTTCCTGCCCACCGCGCTTCTGGTGTTCGTCGCCGGCCACGCCGCCGACCGCTTCGAGCGCAAGCGCGTGGTCCAGCTCTGCCAGCTCGTGGAAGCGGCAACCGCGCTTTATCTCGCCATCATCACCTATCTCGGCGCGGTCGGCGAGGTTCAGATCTTCATCGCGACCTTCATGCTCGGCATTGCCGGCGCCTTCGAGAGCCCGACCACCGCGGCGCTGCTGCCGCTGATCGCGCCGCAGGGATCGCTGCAGCGTGCCACCGCCGTCTCCAGCGGCGCGGCGCAGGTCGCGACCATCACGGGGCCTGCGCTCGGCGGCTTCGCCTATGCGGTCGCTCCGCACCTTGCCTATGCCGTGATGGTGCTGTTCTGGATTCTCGGGATGATCCTGACCGGCTTCATCCGGCCGCGCCCGCAGGCGATCGCGAAGGACGGAACGGACTCGGACAATGTCTTCGCCGGGGTCCGCTTCATCCGCAGCAATCCGGCGATCCTCGGCACCATCTCGCTCGACCTGTTCGCCGTGCTGTTCGGCGGCGTCACGGCTTTGCTGCCGATCTATGCCCGCGACATCCTGCAGACCGGCCCGGTCGGGCTTGGCGTGCTGCGCGCTGCGCCCGCGGTCGGCGCGTTGTTGATGACCATGGTGCTGGCGCGTCACGCCATCTCCAGGCATGTGGGCCTGCGCATGTTCCAGGCCGTGATCGTGTTCGGCCTCGCCACCATCGTGTTCGCGCTGTCGTCCTGGATGTGGCTGTCGGTGCTGTCGCTCGCCGTTTTGGGCGCGGCCGACACGATCAGCGTCGTGATCCGCTTCTCGCTGGTGCAACTCTCCACGCCCGACGAGATGCGCGGCCGCGTCGGCGCGGTGAACTTCCTCTTCATCAACGCCTCGAACCAGCTCGGCCAGTTCGAGAGCGGGGTCGCAGCCGCGCTACTCGGTGCCATGCCCGCCGCCGTGCTCGGCGGCGTCGCCACCGTCGCAGTGGCGCTGCTCTGGATGAAGCTGTTTCCCAGCCTGCGCAAGGTGGAAAGCTTGGAGTAG
- a CDS encoding competence/damage-inducible protein A → MSEIVTAGILVIGDEILSGRTKDKNIGFIAEYLTNIGIDLKEVRVVSDDEADIIAALNALRHRYTYVFTTGGIGPTHDDITADSVAKAFGVGIDHHPEVVARFRERWSEQDLNEARLRMARIPDGAELIQSATILAPGFKIGNVIVMAGVPSIMQAMMDIVSPKLKSGVRMLSDSVRANAREGDIGSPLRAIAAAHPDTIIGSYPFMDEEQKPNTNLVVRSRDPEKLAAAMAAVKDMLAGLNITR, encoded by the coding sequence ATGAGCGAGATCGTCACGGCGGGCATTCTGGTCATTGGGGACGAAATCCTGTCAGGCCGGACCAAGGACAAGAATATCGGTTTCATCGCCGAATACCTGACCAATATCGGCATCGACTTGAAGGAAGTCCGGGTCGTCTCCGACGACGAGGCTGACATCATCGCTGCCTTGAATGCACTGCGGCATCGCTACACCTACGTCTTCACCACCGGCGGGATCGGGCCGACCCATGACGACATCACCGCCGATAGCGTCGCCAAGGCGTTCGGCGTCGGCATCGACCACCACCCGGAGGTGGTTGCGCGTTTCCGCGAGCGCTGGAGCGAGCAGGACCTCAATGAGGCCCGCTTGCGCATGGCGCGCATCCCTGATGGTGCCGAGCTGATCCAGAGCGCGACCATCCTCGCGCCTGGCTTCAAGATCGGCAACGTCATCGTCATGGCGGGCGTGCCCTCGATCATGCAGGCGATGATGGACATCGTCTCGCCCAAGCTGAAGTCGGGCGTGCGCATGCTCTCGGACTCGGTACGCGCCAATGCGCGCGAGGGCGACATCGGCAGTCCGCTGCGGGCGATCGCCGCCGCCCATCCCGACACCATCATCGGCAGCTATCCCTTCATGGACGAGGAGCAGAAGCCGAACACCAATCTGGTGGTGCGCTCGCGCGACCCGGAGAAGCTGGCGGCAGCGATGGCTGCGGTGAAGGACATGCTGGCAGGATTGAACATCACGCGCTAG
- a CDS encoding 2-hydroxychromene-2-carboxylate isomerase, which yields MIEFFFDCSSPWTYLAFHNIQPLAKELGAEIVWRPILVGGIFNTVNPSVYAQREKPVPLKARYMKKDLQDWARSAGLAIKMPPTVFPVNSVKAMRGCIWSAADMVPFATAVFEAYWGADKDISQDAVLADICKQVGIDAPKFFAGISEQGIKDQLKANTEEVVARGGFGSPTIFVNKTDMYFGNDRLPLIREALTRSKASAA from the coding sequence ATGATCGAATTCTTCTTCGACTGCTCCAGTCCCTGGACCTATCTCGCCTTCCACAACATCCAGCCGCTTGCCAAGGAGCTGGGCGCCGAGATCGTCTGGCGGCCCATCCTGGTCGGCGGCATCTTCAACACGGTCAACCCGAGCGTCTATGCGCAGCGGGAAAAGCCGGTGCCGCTGAAGGCGCGCTACATGAAAAAGGATCTTCAGGACTGGGCGCGCTCGGCAGGTCTTGCGATCAAGATGCCGCCGACCGTGTTCCCGGTGAACAGCGTCAAGGCGATGCGCGGCTGCATCTGGTCGGCTGCGGACATGGTGCCGTTCGCGACCGCCGTGTTCGAGGCCTATTGGGGCGCGGACAAGGACATTTCGCAGGACGCGGTGCTTGCGGACATCTGCAAACAAGTCGGCATCGACGCGCCAAAATTCTTCGCCGGCATCTCGGAGCAGGGGATCAAGGATCAGCTCAAGGCAAATACGGAAGAGGTCGTCGCACGCGGCGGCTTTGGCTCGCCGACGATCTTCGTGAACAAGACCGACATGTATTTCGGCAACGACCGCCTGCCGCTGATCCGCGAGGCGCTTACGCGCAGCAAGGCGAGCGCGGCCTGA
- a CDS encoding proteasome-type protease — translation MTYCCGILVRDGLVMIADTRTNAGLDNVSTFRKLHIFSKPGERIMAIASAGNLAISQSVLSTLTEGLEDPNTGEVETLMNAPTMFQAAQRIGRAIRAVHATEGPALKSEDVSFDVSFLFGGQIKGARMRLFMVYTAGNFIECTTDTPYLQIGEHKYGKPVLDRAMHYDVELYEALKTGLISMDSTMRSNLGVGLPIDVLVVRTDACEADLNHRIEAGEPYFHDLRSRWSAALRAAHQNIPRPPYKNEKEPKT, via the coding sequence ATGACCTATTGCTGCGGAATCCTGGTTCGGGACGGTCTGGTGATGATCGCCGACACCCGCACCAATGCCGGGCTCGACAACGTCTCGACCTTCCGCAAGCTGCACATCTTCTCCAAGCCCGGCGAGCGCATCATGGCGATCGCCAGCGCGGGCAACCTCGCCATCAGCCAGTCGGTGCTCTCCACCTTGACCGAAGGCCTGGAGGACCCCAACACGGGCGAGGTCGAGACGCTGATGAACGCGCCGACCATGTTCCAGGCCGCCCAGCGCATCGGCCGGGCCATCCGCGCCGTGCATGCCACCGAAGGCCCTGCCTTGAAGTCCGAGGACGTCTCCTTCGACGTCTCCTTCCTGTTCGGCGGGCAGATCAAGGGCGCGCGCATGCGCCTGTTCATGGTCTACACCGCCGGCAATTTCATCGAGTGCACCACCGACACGCCTTACTTGCAGATCGGCGAACACAAATACGGCAAGCCGGTGCTCGACCGCGCCATGCACTACGACGTTGAGCTCTACGAGGCGCTGAAGACCGGCCTGATCTCGATGGATTCGACCATGCGCTCCAACCTCGGCGTCGGCCTGCCGATCGACGTGCTGGTGGTGCGCACCGATGCCTGCGAAGCCGATCTCAACCACCGCATCGAAGCCGGCGAGCCCTATTTCCACGACCTGCGCTCGCGCTGGTCGGCGGCGCTGCGCGCGGCGCATCAGAACATTCCGCGGCCGCCCTACAAGAACGAAAAAGAACCCAAAACCTGA
- a CDS encoding methionine synthase, producing the protein MLFPTTIAGSLPKPEWLAEPNMLWAPWKSQGDELLRAKRDATLIWLKIQEDAAVDIVTEGEQARQHFVHGFLEKIDGIDFAHKVEMGIRKDRYKAMVPQVVAPLRLKGRVHAFEARVARTHTRKQLKFTLPGPMTIIDTIADRYYGDRVKMAFAFAELLNEEAKALQADGVDLVQFDEPAFNVYMDEVNDWGIKALERAAQGLTCTTAVHICYGYGIKANTDWKETLGSQWRQYEQIFPAIDASPIQQVAIECRNSKVPLDLLALLKNKIVQAGVIDVASDTVETAEDVVKVIEAVSKFVPKSNIIATTNCGMAPMRREIAEAKLMALGAGAALAREKLA; encoded by the coding sequence ATGCTGTTTCCAACCACGATCGCCGGCTCCTTGCCGAAGCCGGAATGGCTCGCCGAGCCCAACATGCTCTGGGCGCCCTGGAAATCGCAAGGCGACGAGCTTCTTCGTGCCAAGCGCGACGCGACGCTGATCTGGCTGAAGATCCAGGAGGACGCCGCCGTCGACATCGTCACCGAGGGCGAGCAGGCCCGGCAGCATTTCGTCCACGGCTTCCTGGAGAAGATCGACGGCATCGACTTCGCCCACAAGGTCGAGATGGGCATCCGGAAGGATCGCTACAAGGCGATGGTGCCGCAAGTGGTCGCGCCGCTCCGGCTGAAGGGGCGCGTCCATGCCTTCGAGGCGCGCGTGGCGCGCACGCACACAAGGAAGCAGCTGAAGTTCACCCTGCCCGGCCCGATGACCATCATCGACACCATTGCCGATCGCTACTATGGCGATCGCGTGAAGATGGCGTTTGCCTTCGCCGAGCTGCTTAACGAGGAAGCCAAGGCATTGCAGGCCGATGGCGTCGATCTCGTGCAGTTCGACGAGCCCGCCTTCAACGTCTACATGGACGAGGTCAATGATTGGGGCATCAAGGCGCTCGAGCGCGCCGCGCAGGGGCTGACCTGCACCACCGCCGTGCACATCTGCTACGGCTACGGCATCAAGGCCAACACCGACTGGAAGGAAACGCTCGGCAGCCAATGGCGGCAGTACGAGCAGATCTTCCCGGCGATCGACGCCAGCCCGATTCAGCAGGTCGCGATCGAATGCCGCAACTCGAAGGTGCCGCTCGACCTGCTCGCGCTCCTGAAGAACAAGATCGTGCAGGCCGGCGTGATCGACGTCGCCAGCGACACCGTGGAGACCGCCGAGGACGTCGTGAAGGTGATCGAGGCGGTGTCGAAATTCGTGCCCAAGAGCAACATCATCGCCACCACCAATTGCGGCATGGCGCCGATGCGACGCGAGATCGCGGAAGCCAAGCTGATGGCGCTCGGCGCGGGTGCCGCGCTGGCGCGCGAGAAACTGGCGTGA
- a CDS encoding transglutaminase family protein yields MRLRIRHTTTYRYEPPATSVIQILRITPGSHDGQYVAEWQIDVSTDTKLDTHEDAFGNVTHVLSCGPVGDIQITAEGLIETHDTGGVLRGTDERFPAGMFLRSTDLTSVNPAMLAVARQLRSEAESDTLGFLHTLMTEIADHMTFDEDPTTSGTSAAEAFTLKRGVCQDYAHIFIACARAGGVPARFVSGHFLRSDGLLHQEAGHAWAEAFVPDLGWVGFDPANSICATDAHVRVAIGLDYLGAAPVRGTRYGGGAETLDVTVKVEQAGRGGPSQSQSQRQG; encoded by the coding sequence ATGCGCCTGCGAATCCGCCACACCACGACCTATCGCTACGAGCCGCCGGCCACGAGCGTGATCCAGATCCTGCGCATCACGCCCGGCAGCCATGACGGGCAATATGTGGCGGAGTGGCAGATCGACGTCTCGACCGACACCAAGCTCGACACTCATGAAGACGCGTTCGGCAACGTCACCCATGTGCTGTCCTGCGGACCCGTCGGCGACATCCAGATCACCGCCGAAGGGCTGATCGAGACCCACGACACCGGCGGCGTGCTGCGCGGCACCGACGAACGGTTTCCGGCGGGCATGTTCCTGCGCTCGACCGACCTCACCTCCGTCAATCCGGCGATGCTGGCGGTTGCGCGCCAGTTGCGCAGCGAAGCCGAAAGCGACACGCTCGGCTTCCTGCATACACTGATGACTGAGATTGCCGATCACATGACGTTCGACGAGGACCCGACCACCAGCGGCACCTCGGCGGCGGAGGCGTTCACGCTCAAGCGCGGCGTCTGCCAGGACTATGCGCATATCTTCATTGCCTGCGCCCGGGCCGGCGGCGTGCCGGCGCGGTTCGTCTCCGGCCATTTCCTGCGTTCGGACGGTCTGCTGCATCAGGAGGCCGGGCACGCCTGGGCAGAAGCCTTCGTGCCTGATCTCGGCTGGGTCGGCTTCGATCCCGCCAACAGCATCTGCGCCACCGACGCTCATGTCCGCGTCGCGATCGGGCTCGACTATCTCGGTGCGGCCCCGGTGCGCGGCACCCGCTATGGCGGCGGCGCGGAGACGCTGGACGTGACCGTGAAGGTCGAGCAGGCCGGCCGCGGCGGGCCTTCGCAATCGCAATCCCAGCGGCAGGGCTAG